AGGGTTTTTACCCCTTTCTAAATGATTGATCTAAACCGAGGTATCCCCCAAGACCCCAAGGCATACCATGAGCTTCAAAGCACTCACCACCTCCTTCTAGCTGACAGAAATTCCCATCTGCATTCACCCAGGTCACCAAACTGTATTTCTCTGTGCAACGAACTACAGTTGTTTTCTGGTGCTGCTGCCTCTTGTCTTGAGGACAGCCACCAACAGACTGGTTATTTTGCCTCCATACTTCTCTAGAAATGTTCCTCCTGTTGCTCCCAGGTAATTGCTCAGGTTATGGTGTGCAAGGGTTTCTTGGGCAGAGGTCTATGGACTCATATCAGCGTTTTTAACTGTGCCTGCAATGACGGGACTCAATCCAGATACCCCCTTCTAGTATCCAGTTACTAAAAATCTAGGGGGCTGCTGACGACTGAAACTTCAACTGTCTCCCTGACTCCATCTGTTGATAACCACTCTCCGAGCAGGATTTTTCCTCTCGACAATTTCCTCTCTGACAATTATAACCAGGTCCTTACTGTGCAACATCAAACCACACGAAGAAATGTCAACACGTACAGCTGAGGAACAGTTTCACAGTTTAACTAAAGCTCCCCAAAAGCTGACAAAAGCAGGTTATTGAAGTGTGAATGCCAGACCCAAAATGCCTCATAGGTTTGAGATGAGAACAgtgtaaaaccaaacaaaaataaacaaagccaaGGCTTCAAGCTGGGGTTCCCTTAGCAAGGCATTATTGTAGAAGGGAGATGCGCTCccacagtgaaaggaaaagaaacaaccaaGTCCTTAAAGCATCAGCTCTCAGAGAAACCTGTGTTCACATGCAGAAGGGAAACACGGGATATTTGACATCCTTCACCACCACTATGCTTTATTAACACTCTCAGAAAGGTTTAATGAGAGCCCAAGCTATTGCGCAATTTTAGTTGTTGACTGTTTTTGCAATGAAGCAGAACAAACGCTTATAACCCCCCACCGAGGACTTGTCTAATTCCAAATACAATTTCAAAGTATGGTATTCCAATTAACAGAAAGACGAGacaatttctttttaagtctgAATGCTGGCTTAAGTCCCAGaatcccagcccagctgcccgtTACACGCACACTCAATGCCCAATGGCAACCACAGCCACCCGCGATTGTAGAATTGTATAATGGAGTGTCTTATTAGAAAACAAGACACATAACCGAAGAAACACGGTTCAAACTCCATGGTACCACTGAacatcctccctcctccccaaagaATCAACGTTTAATCAGCTCATGCATTACTAAAGGGAGGATACAGGATGGCTTGCTTCAGTTGGACTCTGATTCTGGACTTTTTAAGATCCAATACTAAGCAGAAtaaaagtaacaaaacaagaaacatcAGCAAGAAAGATGAAGTTGTTCAATACTTCCATGTTTCCAACATCAGTagttattacagaaataaacGCTGTCAGCCTGTCAAAGGGAGGGACAAAACTTCCACCTGACAAGAGACAGGCTTAAACTTAACACTGTGAGCTGTCAGTGAGCACGAACTACAACGCACGCTTCGCTTTGTTCGCTTTAATAGGTACCTTAGTGTAACAGGCACAAACACTTCTGGTGTCTGGTAACTCTTTACCCATTAAATTTTGCAGGTAGccattttctttaacaaaaatgcTTACCACCTATCCCAACTTGCTTTTGTTCtcaaagaagaaatgcttttcatttagaaacacGACCACATGGGGAAGTTCTACAGCTTAGGAAGTTGCACATGAAAATGGATCTGCATTTGAGACTGTGTCAGAGCCAAGAAAGCTTGAATTAATGTAGCTTCGCATTATGAATATTTCACCGCTACACTTACAACTCTGTCAAGAGTAGTTCAAGCACAGATTTTATACAGCAGAATGTTTCCACCCTGGCTAGGAAGCTAGAGCCAGacttaaaatacatacatatatatacgtatgtatTTATAAGGTTGGAAATGTAGATGGGTATTTCAGAAGTTTCCAGTGCCTGCTTCTAACTTTGGGCACTTAAAGTACATTTAAAAAGTCACGTAGGGctgatttttagttttgtcttgCTCATAATAATGTACTATGAATGGTGCTTTTGAAGGTGCATTTTACAAACTCCCCGTAAGAGATTGTGCTAAAAATTAGTAGTTGGTCTCTCTGTGGCATTTCAATAGCTCACCTAGCCACCGGCTAAACGTGAACAGCAGAGCACCCAGATTTGAAGACAATAAACCAAAATCTATCATTTCTTCATAGTTGGCATGTTTAGGAAACAGAAGAAACCACAATTCCCCCCTCCCAAATTCCAAAATCATGGATTTTCTAGGAAGCTGTTGAGAGTTCACCCCCACTCTTACCCACGCACCACGCCACTCACATTTCCAGCCATCCCTCAGGAAATGACATGAAATTAAAGACCAACGTGTGGCAGAATGCCCTTCAACTGCGCAAAGTTACCCCCCATCGGACTGAACAGAACTCTGCAATGCAAGAGAGCTCTCTGCATGGAGCCTTGACAAAGAAAGACTTCACACGGAGTTCACCTGAGTCACTAATAGTTATCGAAATTACCCAAAAGCTCCTTTACGTGACACCACTGGAACCTTCTCCAATCCGCTGTCTCTCAGGGCGTGCCATCGCAGTGACATCTCCTGGTTACTGGCGGTTCACTAGAACACACTTTCCCCCTCAAGTATACAGCACAGATATGCAGAAATTCTCTCTCCATTGAAGAAATGTGTTCAGAGAAAGGGGAATCATTTTCCTGCTAATAAGCAAGAAAGAATAATGGGATATATTCTGAGTTTTTCTTGTGATGACCAACAATAAATCATTTCTTAGCTCAGGTCACATCTtccatgggaagaaaaatgtcttgCCATCATTAACTTCTTTTCAGCTAGCAATAATATATGATCAGGTTTTAAGTAACTGAACCAGTAGCATTTAATTAGCTCTGAAAAACTATCTCAGATCATGAATCACAGACTTTCCACCTGTATAAGGTCCCCTTACTAGGTTAAAAGTATATTTCTCTTTCCATGTGTGATCCATCTTGAATATCTAATGAGGTGCTCTTGATATATGGATTATAGTTCATATATCACATGCAAAATACAGCAGACACACAGTCTCTCTCTTTATATAATTGAGTTTCATGTCTTGCTTCAccaagttgttaaaaaaagaaaaaagaaaaaaagcctcttgTGTCCATGATGGAATGGCCACTACTTGCTTCAGTTTAACAAATTCCTTTCTCCAGAGAGTCAGCATTAAGACTGAGTAACTCAGACATCTAGCTGGGGAAATGAAGtaataatgaagaaagaaatatctCTTGTTGAAAGCCAGGATAGAGAGAACTGCTATGATTTTAGACAAGACCACACTGACATTTTTCAATAGGCCCAGAGCACTGACTGACCAAAGGGCATGATGTTTCCGTCCTAACATTACTTCAGACGGTTTCATTGCACACTAAACAGAAAAAGTCAGTGCAGTCAATTAATATCTGGGGACATCTGTGGCCAGCACAAAACAGGATCACTTCTTATATCAGATTGTATTAAAcatcattttttacattaaatttgCTAAACCACAATAattaaccacaaaaaaaatcagtttttattcAGCTTTCAAATAAGTTTCTGAAGCCGTTATTATGCTTTTATGACAAGATCTAGATAATTATAAGATTgaaatttttttgctgaaaaagagACAAGATTAGCAAACTTATTTTGGAAGACAGAAATTAAGACTCACAATCTGCTCAAGTGTCAAACTGTAAACATTGCCCAATATTTGGtttgctctattaaaaaaaagttttactacAAAATCCtctatttttaaataagctttataaaaaataaaattcaacaaaaTGGATTTTATCTCTCTGTTCTTTTCCCATCTTATTTTtagcacagtaaaaaaaaaccaaaacatgtttCTGCTGACTTTTTTCAATTTGAAGACAGCaaaggttttcatttttataataaaaaacgCAGTGAAAGCTCAACTGCCTTACTGGATTGGACAAAGCTCGTCTTTACTCCAAATACTTCTGTCAGATGTTATCATAAATTGTAAATAATGTTGCTCTTGATTGCATGCGACACTCGATCTAGTTAAGCACAACATTTAAAAAGGCTGATGGGATTAGTGCCCCACACATTAAAAGCTGCTGAGAGAGGAAAGGATGTATGACATCCATTATATACACAtccactttgaaaaatgtttgtcgTGTGGATGTTAGAAATTTCAATGAGAACAGACTAGCTTTACAAATCTATCCTTTACATTAAATAGCAAAAACTCCAAACAATCTCCAGTTCGTGGTAGTATATTTGGTAGATAACATTTCTGTTAGCTCCAGTTGTGCAGCTGACATTAATCCTGAGGTTTTAAGAactttttcttagcttttttgcTAGGTCTTGTGTTACTATtcccatcttcatcttcatcctggAGTACACGCTGGTCTCTTTTTCTCAAGAATTTCTTCCCTATTGTTCCCACTAATGTTTCAtatctgtaaaaataataaaaaatttacaGCTTTTACTAAAATCAGAGAAAACTTCAATGAAGCAAATCATAAATCTAATCAACAATTTAAGTGGTGTAAAAAAGCCGGTCATCAGAAGCTTAAGAAGCACAGGTACTACATGATGACTTACTACATTATTATTCATTCTGATAGTTTGGGTTTGTTAGCAATCTGGAACAAGAAGGGAATTAGCATGGAATACCTGGATATCAAAGGGCAGAAAACCCCTTCAAGATATTTCACCCCCAAAAGTGATGTGAGATTCCACACACCAGAATTCCTGGAAAATCAGTTCTGTAAAGTACCATattgtgttgtggggttttttttgttttattttgtttgtttgctttctgggTTTATTTTCCCACACATAATGCAGTAACATATCATATTCCTAGGTAATATTGATTATGTCGTAAAATATAACTTACCTTCTGGCCATTTCTTCATCTGACACATCAGCCTCCATTTTATCATCCACTtcaatttcttcttccttgcacCTAGAGTTCATTTGGATCATTAACTTCTGAAAGTGAAGTAAGAAATAGCTTAAACATGTAACCCTGACACAAAGGCAACTATGCTGAAATTCACTGGTAGAAGAAATGTATAAAAGGTatgaataaaatttaataattaTTTGCTGTTTCCTGGTCAGGCTAGAGCATAGTGTTACGAAAACTCATGATGAAAAGGTAACATGCCTGCCTGTTGCTAAACTGAGCTTAAAGTTTGCCTTTGGGAAAGGAGGCAACAGGGAGAGGGTTTTCAGTGAATCGTACTATTCAAACATTCTCAAGGGCACGCCAGACATCTTCAGGACACCAGAGAATTAGatagtaattaatttttcattgtgaTGTTAGCACATAGTCCTTGAAATGGTTttgtaaagaaggaaaaatatctgcaagGAATTATAATAAACTACTAGTAAAAACCATGAAGCAAGAATATGCCAAGTCATAGTGACAGCAAGTTCAAAATAACTAAAAGAATCCCCTAGCAAATCACCCTGCATAGCCTTTTGCATACCTATTAGTCTTTACACCTTCATCCTCTTGCTTCAGTTCAGTGGTAACATTTTTATTACTATCTCATTGTAATTCTATCAGCATGAATCATGCCAGAAAGAAATTGAAGACTCTCTTGCCCAAAATTTTTACTTTAGAACTTTAAACCCTTACTTACGCATGTAAGTCTTGAATAAATAGTATTGAATGTTTGTAGGGTTGGACTCCAAATTAAATGGCAGGAGGAAAAGTGAGCTATCGTTTGAGTGAGCAGCGTGCGGGACAGTCTCCTCACTTAAGGGAGGGAAAATCTGCAGGAGTCATGCAATTACTGACCATCAACACAAGGACATAAAAAGCTTCTATTTACCAGACGCTGCATTGATCAACATTTTGGTTTGAATCAGGGATTTCCTGTACGTGGAAGGATTTATGGAAGGTGCTGCAAAGGCCAAACAGAATGCAGTGTGAACACTCAAATCCCCATCCCCAAGGGCTTCAATCCTAATGCGAGACCACCtcaaaacagaatatttaaaCGGTACCTCAATTTCTGGATTGAATCCTTTGAAGGACATTCTGCCATAAAGTAGATCCTCACATGGCATAAAGCTCCTCTCTTCTATTATAAAGCTCCTGCATGAAACCCCAAACCCAGCATTTGTCAAACAGTGCGctttaaaataatcaaattaaacaaatgcaaaaagcatTTGCTGTCTTCCCCCcgcacaaataaacaaaaccacagtGTATTTTAAACCATCAACTACTTTCTGAAGCTTAATTGCTCTGATAAATCTTTCAATACAGGGAGCTTGGAGTGCAAAGGAATACTTTTTGCCAGTAAAGCTGTGCCAGTTCCACAAGCAAAATTAACTCTCATGACAAAAAGCACTCTTTGCTGGTATGATTCCACCTACATTAATGCTTTTGCCAGAATAAAAATACCACATAAATATCACTCTCCAGGTGGCATTACTATACCAGCAAAAGcttctaattaatttttcattgtgaTGTTAGACCTGGCATTAGTTGAGTCTGTCAGGATATAAAACACTATGTAATTCTCTGTTCAGCAGAGAAAgatttcccctttcttcctccttttctcctcttttaatgAGCATGGAGCGAAAAAAGAAACATGACCCTGAGGCGCTCATAATACACGCGTTAGATAAAAGTACTTCCGTGAATTGTTCCATCCTTCTTTTCCTCGCACACATATGCACCTCTTCCCTCATCCTCTTCATCTCCCATGTAAAACAAACTCCTACGATCATAGGAAGTCAGGCTGAAGAGATCAAGCTCATTCTTCTACCTCAAGTTAGGATCAGTTAAACATGTACCATGAACAGCAGAGGTCCATCTAACCCATCCTCAAAAGACTTCCAATGATGAAGAATCCAGTGTCTCTTTAGGCAATCTATTACAGTGCTTCAATAGCCTCATTGTTAGAAAAATTCTCCCAATGTCCAGCTTGAACCTTCCTCGCTGCAACTGAAGCTCAAATACCTTTTTGTCATATGCACCAACAGTCATGGAAAATAGTTTATCAATGACCTTAGTCAACTACCGTTAATTCCTTGGATCCCAGCTTTTCAAAAATTATGTATGTTCTCCCTCAATGGAATTTTTGTCCTCTTTTGAAAGGACAAAAATCAAGCAATTTTAAAAGTAGTTCTCTTGCTATTTAAAGCACCTTTCTAAATAGCAGGAATGgacattttcttccttattaGCTAAGCCTTCCTTTATTTTTGCCATTATTTCTCCTATTTCAAAAACAGGATTTGAAGTGCACTGGACTGAAGAAGACAGAACTGTCCTGAATAGACCTAACCATGTGACTGAAGCTGAATTTACTAACAAAAGgtttcaaacttcttttttcaaatgaagggaaaaagcagcagtgaatgAATTGGTCCCTGCCTGAAAGAAACTAATTACGTGCATCTAGAAGAAATTGCgagtgaaagaaaacaacacacacaaGAAATGAAAGTAGGTCAAACTGCACTAGGCAACCTTGAGAACGTCCCTGAAATAAGTAATAAAAAGCTGTAATGCCAGTCTGTCactatttttgcttctgttaatTGGTTATTAATAATACTTCTTTTCTAGGAAAAACTATGTATATTCTATTCCCACTCCACAACAATCCAATGATGATAAGAAGTACAAAAGGGCACAAGCTTACTCTTTCTCCTTTAGATCTGGTAAATCAAGATACCAGTGTTCTTCACTAattatcttcttttcttcctcttctagttGTTTTTTAGTTTGTGAATCCAAACCCCTTTGCATGAACTAAAAAGAAAGACACATAAACACACAGCTTCAGTTTTTTTCATCATGAGTATGTTCTGAACAAGTAATAATTACATGATGACAATTATCCATTACATAGTATTTAACAGTTgataaaaagtaaatgtttttttttgtgatttttctctgGGTTTGGTCTAGGTTTGGGCAAACAGGTAATGGAGAAGTAAACAACTGCTGATCACAGCTATCTACTGGAAGTCAACAGTCAGCCACATCTGTACTTACATACAAAGAAATAGACCTTTCCTGGTTAATTTTGATGGATCTGAGTAGTTACAACTCCATAACTTTGCTAAGATTTTTCTAATGTTTCAGCAAAGGCCGGAGAGAACATAATGGTGTTAAAGTTATTGCTGCATATCAGAAACCAACACCACCCATACAAACAGCACTGGAGCTCAGAGCTAGAGGTAGGTCACACTAGGTTGGCCATTGTTTGAAGCATCTATACTTTCAACTATCCTCTTCTTTTCTCAGATTTCATTTAATGCACTGGCTTGCTTTTGTAGCCCTGAAGGTTACAAAGTAACTGAGGCTACAAAAAGAAGTCTTTTGTATCCAGCTGCGCTAGAGGAAGGTGTTACCAGCTCTTAACTTCTCCTTGATGAACCACCAAAGTACCAGTCAGGCAGTACGTCTAACCTGTTAACTCACTGCAGGAACACGCTGCCAACTTAGTTGAGACCAATAATTTAGCTTAAGGTAAGGCTGCTAATTTTGCCTGATAGAAGGACATTCCTGTAAATTGGTTCCTCGGTGATAACCTTTGGCAGAGGATGGGAACAGGCAGATAGGAACAGTAACCTCTCTCACAGCTGGGAGTAAAAGAGGACATCTGTCACGGCCTACGAAAAATTGCGGAGAGTGCAAAACTACAGACCTGACAGATGTGAAACATCCCTTTTATTTCCGCTTGTCTCAAGTCAGGTGCCTGAATTGAGTGGCAATTTAAGTATTAACAATGTCAACCAAACATGCTGGAAAAACCACAACTCTTCACAACTTTACAGTAGTAATCCTTATATTCTCGCATCCCCAGGAGCTGGGACCTCCCTTACAGACTACAGAAAGTGTTTGAATAACTGTGTCTGTCAGAGGTGTACATTTATACCAATGTAACTCCCAGCTGGAGGCAACTCTACTGGTACGGTTTATACACACTCCAGTACAAAAATTGCTTTGTGGCTATCAAAGCATACCTGTACGTGCAACACTGCAGAGGAATTTCATATCAACTCATTTTACCCCTCTCCTTTAAGGCAGCATCATTTTTGTGTTTAGATAAGCCTGCAGGCTGACAGATAACGTGCCAGTGGGGCACATCTGTCTCTTGAACACTAGCAGAGACTTGGACATCGTTTAGGTCCCAGCTAAAATGGGCTTGGTTGGGGATAAAGCCCAAGAAGGCATCGCAAAACACTTCCCTCCCACAAAAAACCTGCATTACTgagcttatttaaaatatatagggAATACAGATATgtaatacatatattatatacCCCCCCACACCTTTTTCAGTCTTTACAAAATGCCCAAGCAAACCAAATCAATCTCTGAAGTAAAAGCCAATATAGTGCTAGTGTCtcattttccatttatatttgtatttgcaTCCATTTGTACGTGATCTTTAATGAAAGAATAATTGACTTTTCTGAGTTGATCCAAAATATGTCAAAGCTTTCCAATTAAAACTACAGTATCTTCTTGAGGAAAATAAGGGAATCTATCATGTGGAAAACCATATTGCTCAAGGAAATTGGTTAGCCAGTCAGAAATCTCAACAGGAGAAATTCTGCTACAAGCACCCAATTAAATAATCATTTCACATTACATTTTAAAGCTTATGTTCCCAAAGGTTACTACAGGAATAACTAGATAAAAAATATGTGACCAGATTTATCTAAAATGTAAACACACAtggatgaattaaaaatataccCATTGTGGCAGACACAGAATATGTAACTGAGTGGTTATTTGGATTAGTTTCCCCAAACAATGGGACCTGGATCAAATGGTGCAAGATCTAAAAGCATGAACCATCCTTCGACATCAAGAGGTGAACACATGTGGTCCAGTACTTAGCGCAAAGGATCTTCACAATGCTACCACTGACCACGTCACCTTTGGGTGACATGTCACCTGCCCGTTGAATTGTGATAATACATCTTATCAGTATCTGCGGAAGCAGCTGCTAAAgtattaattaaaacatttgtaaaCAAGAAGATCTGCAGAAGGAAAGTGCTAAATACAAGATCTGTGTATGACCTTTTCAAAACCTACTCATCTCTTCAAAGCTGGTGACTACTGCCCGGACTGTAAACCTGCAAATGTCACGGCAGCACACTCACAGGCTGCTTCTCCACAGCCTTCAAAGCAAGAAAATCTAAAAACTGGCTTTTGAAATCTCCGGGGGGTTAATAAACTGGCAAAAAACAGGAGcagaaatttcactttaaaagagagtattacataaaaataagaaaaaataacgATGTTGCAATCATTATGGGAGTCTTACTCTGTCACACACTGCTGGCTAACTAAGCTCAACATCTACTTCCCTTTTGAGAGCAAGGCAAGATGTGTTCCGTTCTCTCTGTGCATTACTTTTAGTCTTTCATTAGCAGCATCTGTTAATTGGGGTAAATATTCCACCATTTTACTGTAGAAGAGTACACTTTACATGGCAGATTGAACTGAAGTCAGCTAAACTCCTTTCAGCCAGTGTCTGAAACATAGTCCCATAAaaatatgtggggaaaaaatggttaAATAAAACATCACAAGCAAGAAGCCACAAAGGCCCCATCATATTCAGTTATAAAAATTTAATggatattaacattttaaaaaaaattaatggcaaCTCAACTTTTACTGGTTGTTTTTCAGTAATAAAGAACCATCAATCACAGCACAATGTACTCTGCTGAATTAGGTGTTGTAGTACACGATGTGAAGCAGAATCCATTAGCCAGTAAGCGGAGACTAATTTCACGTTGGAGTTGACAGAAGATTCACAATTCCAAGGGTAACAGGCACATCACGACGTTACTAACAGCCCTTGCATTTATGAGTTGGGAAAGGCGGTTAACACTGCCATTCAGGTTGGGTATTTTATTAGCCATCAATGCAAACAGACGAAAAACCGGacacaacaaaaaagaaacttttttctttcaagattaaAAGCCCCCCCAAGTAAGGCAagtaacattaatattttaatttcaacgtgtgtgtgtggtgggggaAGAAGTCTCACCATTTTTGTTCACAACAAGCAACCTAACCGCAGAGAATAAAAAGATTCTCAAACGTGCCCAGAAGTCGGCTCGTGCTAGGGTGAGGCTTTCACTGCTATCATGGATCAAACCCTCCAGCGCCCTACACTCTATAAACCTGGGGCCTCTGGCTGGGGTTTAAGCAGCTCGATACCCGGTGCCAGCTCTCTGAAATCGCCTCTTGCGGAAGGGAGCAGCCCACAAAGCTGCAGGCCTGAGTGGAAGGGCCAGCGAAGCTGAAGATAAATACAGATGTGTTTTAAAGCGTGAGGTAGGGGACACTCGTGCCCGTGTGTCAGACGAGGACAGACGCTGCGCGGCCAGCCGCAGACACGGAGAAACGCCCCAAACCAGGCACGGGGCTCCCCAGATGGCCGGGTTTACCCGGAGGCACCCCCGCCAGCTCCTCACAGCACGGCGCGGCCCCTCAGGCCTCGGCTGCCGGCGCGGCCCAGGCACCCAGCTCCGGCGGCGGCCCCATC
This Calonectris borealis chromosome 12, bCalBor7.hap1.2, whole genome shotgun sequence DNA region includes the following protein-coding sequences:
- the MPHOSPH6 gene encoding M-phase phosphoprotein 6; the protein is MAAEVKTKLSKNLLRMKFMQRGLDSQTKKQLEEEEKKIISEEHWYLDLPDLKEKESFIIEERSFMPCEDLLYGRMSFKGFNPEIEKLMIQMNSRCKEEEIEVDDKMEADVSDEEMARRYETLVGTIGKKFLRKRDQRVLQDEDEDGNSNTRPSKKAKKKFLKPQD